The genomic region CCGCGGATCTCGGCTTCATCCCGGACGCCGCCCAGGGAGAAACGGACGAACTTGCGGCCCATCGCCCGCGCCACCGAACGGGCCAGCGAGGTCTTCCCGACGCCCGGCGGACCAACCAGACAAAGGATGGGGCCTTTTAAATTTTGGGTCAGTTTCCGGACGGCCAGAAACTCCAAGATCCGCTCTTTCACTTTATCCAGACCATAATGGTCCTCATTAAGGATCTGCTCCGCCCGCTCCAGATCGAGGTGGTCCTCGGTATAGATATTCCACGGGAGGGACAACAACCAATCAAGATAATTCCGGACGACCGCCGCTTCGGCCACCATCGGCGGCATCTTCTCCAAACGGTCGATCTCCTTCAAGGCCCGCTCCCGCACTTCCTCCGGGAGATCCTGCTCTTCAACCCGGGCCCGCAACTCGTCCGCCTCGGCCATCCGTTCGTCTTTCTCGCCCAATTCTTTTTGGATCGCTTTCATCTGTTCCCGGAGATAGTATTCTTTCTGCGTCTTTTCCATCTGCTTCCGGACCCGCAGGTGGATCCGGCGCTCCATCTCAATGATCTCCAGTTCATTAAGCAAAATCGCATAGAGTTTCTCCAGGCGTTCGCGGGGGGAGATCGCTTCCAACAAGGCCTGTTTATCCTCAACTTTCAGGTTGAGATGGGAAGCAATCACATCAGCCAACCGGCCCGGCTCCTCGATGCTGGAGACCGAGGCCAAAACCTCCGGTTGAACCCGTTTACTGTTCTTAATATACTGTTCGAACTGGAAGAAAGTCGTCCGCATCAATGCTTCCAACTCTGGACTTTTCACCACGTCCTCTTCCACTTTTTCGACCAAAACCCGGTAATGGGGGTCCCGTTGCACAAATTCTTTCACCTGGACACGACTGAGCCCTTCCACCAGTACGCGGAGGGTTCCGTCGGGCAATTTCAATAACTGCTTGACCTCTGCCAAGGTTCCCAATTTATATATATCATGAGGTTCCGGCTCGTTGGTCTTGGCCTGAAGCTGCGCCGCCAGCACTATCAAGCGGTTGTTGACCATTGCCTCTTCTAAAGCGCTGACCGACTTTTCCCGCCCGACATCCAAATGGATGATCAAATAAGGAAAGACAATCACGCCCCGGAGGGGAAGGAGTGGAAGTTCAAGCTGTTTCTCTTCGCAGTTCAATTTTCTCCAGTTCACGCCGGCCGCGGCCATGGCAATCCACCTCCAAAGATAATACATATAAACCAATTTCATGCAAACAAAGCTAAAACGGTATAAATTGCGTTATTCGTTAATAAGCCTGATATCCCTTCCGTTGCTTTTTGGTGAACCCTGCTAAGATTGGCGGCTTTAGAAGATTCCTCCACCGCATGTCTTAGACAATACCACGATAAATACCTTCTAAAATTCCGGTAAAATCCTTGCGGGGGCAGGATTAGGTTAAAGCCGGAGAGAAATGTTGGCTTGTGAATAGTTCAACTGGGGGTGAACGCATGAAGAAAAAAGTGGTCTTCCTTCTTGTCCTGCTCCTCCTGGCCGGAATGGCGCTCTTTTTTTTCTTCTCCCACCAACTGGTTACCTGGTTGTGGTACCGGAGCCTCAATGCTTTGCCACAGTTTTGGGTTCCGCTCCTGACTAAACTGGGTATCCGCTTGGGACTGGGACTTTTCTGTTTTGTCTTTCTCTTCCTGAATCTCCGGCAAACGAAGAGAGCCTTTTTAGAACTGCAGACCGAGGTAAAATTTACCCCGCAGCAACATTTCATGTTCAGTGCCGTCACCGCGTTTGTCTTAACCCTCTTTTTGCTGCCCGGGGCGGCTCCCGACTGGACCGTGGTCCAACAATACTTACACCGCACCGCCTTTGGGGTAACCGACCCCATCTTCCAACTTGATCTCGGTTTCTATCTCTTTGTCTATCCTTTTTATCAGCGTCTGATCGTCACCCTCCTGGGCCTCATTATCCTTACATTGCTCGGCGTCACCCTGTTTTACGTCGTTGCCCAAGCCTACTGGTATCAGGATCGTAAGTTCCAGTTTTGGCCCCGTGCCCGTATTCACCTGACAATCCTGGGCGTCCTCTTCTTCCTGCTCAAAGCGGCCGATTATTTCCTCAGCCGGTGCGGCCTGCTCTTCGAGGAAAAGCCCTTATTGACCGGTGTGGACTACACCACCCACCATATCCGGATTTTCGGGTACAACATCATGGTACTGATTGCGGTCCTGACCGCGCTGCTCTTGTTGTTAACGCTTTTCAAACAACGGCGGCACCGGTTGCTCATCGGCAGCCTCGGCTTGTGGTTGTGCTCCTTACTCCTTTTCCTGCTGGTCCTTCCGCCGCTCGTCGAAACGGTGCTGGTCAAACCAAACCAGTTTATTATGGAAGAACCCTATCTGGAGCACCATCTCCGGTTTACCCGGTTCGGGTTTGGCTTGGACCGCATCGAAGTAAAACCCTATACGCTGGTTCCAGAAGCCGACCCGTCAGTTCTGGATCCCAACCACCCTTCCCTGGCCAATTTACGGATCTGGGACTGGCGGCCGCTCCTGCCCGCCTATAACCAACTGCAATCATTCCGTTCCTACTATACCTTCCACGATATTGATCTGGACCGTTACCCGACACCCCGGGGACAGAAACAGGTCATGATCGCCGCCCGGGAGCTTGACCCCACAAAAATAGACCAGAACTGGCTGAACCGGCACCTGGTTTACACCCACGGTTATGGTCTGGCGATGAATGCGGTTAACCAGGCCAATAACGTAGGTCAACCGCTCTTTTTGGTTAAGGATATCCCCCCGGTCGTGGACGGATCCCTCCCCGCCCTGGAACTGGCCCATCCCCAGATCTACTTCGGCGAGGGCCAAGACTCCTACGCGATCGTCCGGACGCGCGAAAAGGAGTTTGACTATCCGGCCACCGGCGGCGAGAATGTCACCACCACTTACCAAGGACGGGACGGGATCTCCCTCCGGCGCTGGTTATCCCGGCTCCTCATGGCGGTGGAGCTTGGCGACCGCAACCTCATCCTCTCTGGATATATCCGGGAGGAGAGCAAAATCCTTTTGTACCGCAACATTAAGGAGCGGGTGGCAAAGCTGGCCCCCTTCCTGATTTTCGATGACGACCCTTATCTCGTCATCGCCGACAACCGGTTGTTCTGGATGATCGACGCCTACACGGTCTCCCGCCACCTCCCCTACGCCGCCAAGCATGCCAACGGGTATAACTATATCCGCAACGCGGTAAAGGTGGTGGTCGATGCCTACCACGGCACTGTCGATTTTTATGTGGTAGACCCGGCCGACCCCATCATCCAAACCTGGCAGAAGGTTTTTCCCCGGATGTTCAAAGCGTTCACCGCAATGCCCGCTGCTTTACAGGAACACATCCGGTATCCGGAAGCCCTGTTCACCGTGCAGCAGGAGATGCTGCTCAGCTTCCACCTGACCGACGCGAAGGCCTTCTATGAAAAAGAAGATTTTTGGAGCCTGCCGACCCAGATCTACGCACACCGGGAAGAGATCCTTGAACCCTACTATGTCACGCTGGTCTTACCCGGGGAAACGCAGGAAGAATTTCTCTTGATGCGTCCCTTTACACCCCGGGGCAAGCAAAACATGATCGCCTGGTTGGTCGCCCGCTGCGATCCCCCCAACTATGGCCAGCTCATCCTGTACCAACTGCCAAAGGGGACCAACACCTTCGGGCCGATGCAGATTGAAGCCCGGATCGGCCAACACCCGGAAATAACCGAACTGATCACGCTGTGGAGTCAAAGCCAGTCCCAATTGATCCGTGGGAACCTGCTGGTGATTCCGATCGGCGGTACCATTCTGTACGCCGAACCATTTTACATCCAATCCAACCAGGCCCAGATGCCCGAGTTTAAAAAGGTCGTCCTCGTCTGGCAGGACCAGGTGGTCATCGCCGACAACATCGAGGCAGCCCTGCGCCGGCTCAAGGAAGAAAAAGGAAACGCCCTTCTCACACCGGTCCCGACTCCTGCGGGGGAAACACCCGCCCCCGAAACGGCAACACCTTCCCCGGAAGCAAAAGCGCCCGCCCTCCCCGCCGATGAATTGTTTTGGGCGAATCTAGAGCGGAAACTCCGGGAAGCGGAGGATAAATTCCAGGAAGCGAAGGAGAAACTCCAAGAAATACAGGAACTGATCGAAGAAGCGAAAAAAAGAACGCCCGGCCTTAATTAAGGCGGGCGTTCGCTTTTGTCAGTAAAGCCAAGGATAAAATTGAGCCTTTTATTCGTCTTTTTCGTCGTTCTCCAGCTGATACAACTCTTTAATCTTGGCAATCACTTCTTCGGGTTTATGCACAAGGACCATGATCCCTGCTTTCTGGTATTCGACAAAGATATCAGTCAGCGGGAAATTGAGGAGGATCACTTTTTTCCCGTTTTTCAAGGCCAAGGCGATCTCGGAAATCGTTCCGGAACGCCCCGGTAAAGCCACCACGATATCACTGGAGAGGACATTGATGATATTACGTCCGTCCCCCATTCCGGTTACAATCGGAATATCGATATAAGGTGAGGCCAGATCCTTATGGCGGTCCGGCAGAATCCCCACCGTCAAGCCGTTGTGCTCTTTCGCCCCCCGGGCCGACGCCTCCATCACCCCTACGCCCCAGCCGCCATTTAAAAGGATCCAACCCTGCTGGGCGATGAGACCGCCAAGTTTGTAGGCCATCTCACAGACTTCCGGAGAAGCGCCTTCTCCTCCTCCCATCACGCCAACGATCAGTTTTCTCATTTTTAAACCTCCACGTAATGGACACCATTTGATGTTATTATTAACCAAGCTACTCCGGAAACCTCTTCTTTTAATATTAAATCTAGTTTAAACTAACAACATATAGATTGTTGGGATGACCAACCACTATGATCTCCTTTTGTTCATCCCCGTCCAGGTCGCCGACGGCAACCCCAATCAACCCATTGGGAAAGGAATAATGTTCGCTGATGGGAATCAACTGGCCGTCCACCAGACGAAAACGGTTCAGTCGTCCCCACCCGTCCGCCGTATAAAGCAGCGGCCCGTTGTCCCCGGCGGCAATGGTCAGACCAAACGCCATGGTCGCCAGGAGATTCTCCACCCGCAAGCCGGTAACCAACTCCTGCCTCTCCGCATCCCACTCCAAAACGGTGAATACCCCGGCCCGACTACTTAATCCCGTATCGGTCACCACTTCGGCCAAGCCATCCCCGTCTAAATCCCCGGCCGTCAGAGCCCGGATCTGGCCCAGCAAACCACTGCT from Capillibacterium thermochitinicola harbors:
- the lon gene encoding endopeptidase La, whose amino-acid sequence is MAAAGVNWRKLNCEEKQLELPLLPLRGVIVFPYLIIHLDVGREKSVSALEEAMVNNRLIVLAAQLQAKTNEPEPHDIYKLGTLAEVKQLLKLPDGTLRVLVEGLSRVQVKEFVQRDPHYRVLVEKVEEDVVKSPELEALMRTTFFQFEQYIKNSKRVQPEVLASVSSIEEPGRLADVIASHLNLKVEDKQALLEAISPRERLEKLYAILLNELEIIEMERRIHLRVRKQMEKTQKEYYLREQMKAIQKELGEKDERMAEADELRARVEEQDLPEEVRERALKEIDRLEKMPPMVAEAAVVRNYLDWLLSLPWNIYTEDHLDLERAEQILNEDHYGLDKVKERILEFLAVRKLTQNLKGPILCLVGPPGVGKTSLARSVARAMGRKFVRFSLGGVRDEAEIRGHRRTYVGAMPGKIIQSMRQVGSKNPVLLLDEIDKMSMDFRGDPSAALLEVLDPEQNNAFGDHYLEVTFDLSQVFFITTANTTYNIPRPLLDRMEIIQIAGYTEDEKMEIAKKHLLPKQLKVHGLTKEQLLLTDAALTEVIRSYTRESGVRNLERELATICRKTARQLVSNQATTVRVGKQNLHKFLGIPKFRYGLKEEGDRVGVATGLAWTEVGGDILTIEVSAIKGKGNLLLTGKLGEVMRESAQAAVSYIRSRARAFGIDENFHENIDLHIHVPEGAIPKDGPSAGITMATAVVSALSGVPVRSDVAMTGEITLRGRVLPIGGLKEKVLAAHRAGINTVIIPKENQKDMEEIPAPVARKLRFVLVEEMDAVLKEALATSAVAEDVG
- a CDS encoding UPF0182 family membrane protein, with the translated sequence MKKKVVFLLVLLLLAGMALFFFFSHQLVTWLWYRSLNALPQFWVPLLTKLGIRLGLGLFCFVFLFLNLRQTKRAFLELQTEVKFTPQQHFMFSAVTAFVLTLFLLPGAAPDWTVVQQYLHRTAFGVTDPIFQLDLGFYLFVYPFYQRLIVTLLGLIILTLLGVTLFYVVAQAYWYQDRKFQFWPRARIHLTILGVLFFLLKAADYFLSRCGLLFEEKPLLTGVDYTTHHIRIFGYNIMVLIAVLTALLLLLTLFKQRRHRLLIGSLGLWLCSLLLFLLVLPPLVETVLVKPNQFIMEEPYLEHHLRFTRFGFGLDRIEVKPYTLVPEADPSVLDPNHPSLANLRIWDWRPLLPAYNQLQSFRSYYTFHDIDLDRYPTPRGQKQVMIAARELDPTKIDQNWLNRHLVYTHGYGLAMNAVNQANNVGQPLFLVKDIPPVVDGSLPALELAHPQIYFGEGQDSYAIVRTREKEFDYPATGGENVTTTYQGRDGISLRRWLSRLLMAVELGDRNLILSGYIREESKILLYRNIKERVAKLAPFLIFDDDPYLVIADNRLFWMIDAYTVSRHLPYAAKHANGYNYIRNAVKVVVDAYHGTVDFYVVDPADPIIQTWQKVFPRMFKAFTAMPAALQEHIRYPEALFTVQQEMLLSFHLTDAKAFYEKEDFWSLPTQIYAHREEILEPYYVTLVLPGETQEEFLLMRPFTPRGKQNMIAWLVARCDPPNYGQLILYQLPKGTNTFGPMQIEARIGQHPEITELITLWSQSQSQLIRGNLLVIPIGGTILYAEPFYIQSNQAQMPEFKKVVLVWQDQVVIADNIEAALRRLKEEKGNALLTPVPTPAGETPAPETATPSPEAKAPALPADELFWANLERKLREAEDKFQEAKEKLQEIQELIEEAKKRTPGLN
- a CDS encoding TIGR00725 family protein, whose protein sequence is MRKLIVGVMGGGEGASPEVCEMAYKLGGLIAQQGWILLNGGWGVGVMEASARGAKEHNGLTVGILPDRHKDLASPYIDIPIVTGMGDGRNIINVLSSDIVVALPGRSGTISEIALALKNGKKVILLNFPLTDIFVEYQKAGIMVLVHKPEEVIAKIKELYQLENDEKDE